A window of the Myxococcales bacterium genome harbors these coding sequences:
- a CDS encoding helix-turn-helix transcriptional regulator has protein sequence MNASDKDLYSGLIRLHVLHHAAEKPIYGSWMIDELREHGYEISPGTLYPMLHALARKGYLKQRQEGPGKRARRLYTITRQGRTALADAKGKVQELIGEFSESHS, from the coding sequence ATGAACGCCAGCGACAAAGATCTCTACTCGGGGCTCATCCGCCTCCACGTCCTGCACCACGCCGCGGAGAAGCCCATCTACGGCAGCTGGATGATCGACGAGCTTCGCGAGCACGGCTACGAAATCAGTCCGGGAACCCTTTACCCGATGCTCCACGCGTTGGCGCGCAAAGGATATCTCAAGCAACGGCAGGAGGGACCCGGCAAGCGCGCGCGGCGTCTCTACACGATCACCAGGCAGGGTCGTACCGCGCTGGCCGACGCCAAGGGCAAAGTGCAAGAGCTAATCGGGGAATTCT